Part of the Benincasa hispida cultivar B227 chromosome 11, ASM972705v1, whole genome shotgun sequence genome, ACAAAAGTTTGCATTATGTGGCCTTCGTCCTCCTCTGGATTCCCCTTCGTTTTCTTCTTCCAGTTATTTGGGGTTCAACCCCCCTTTGACAAGTAGGGAACTATTGATGGAACTAGGTGACTCTTTCATGAGTCCAAGGAGAAGGGATATTCACTTTTGGTCCCCCAATCCTTCATGGGTTTCTCTCCTGGTTCATTGTTATCTTTCCACGTGTCATATGGCCCTCCTACTCCTCCCAGTGCTTTGGCTTTCTCCTCTATTTGAAAGGCAAAGATTCCCAAAAAGATAAAATTCTTTGCATGACAGGTTCTTCATTAGAAACTTAACACATCGGGTCATGTTCAAAAGCACTCTTCCTTTATGTTGTACTCGCTATGGTGCTATTTGTGTCAACCAGTGTAGGAGGATTTGGATCATTTTCTGGTCAACTTTAAGTATACTTTGGCAGTCTGGGAGCATCGTCAGACGTCAAGATTCCTAGGGGATTTGTTGGGTTTGTAACAGAGAGGCAGTTGTTCTTGATTGAAGAGACTCTTTTGAATCTCTTTCAGTTTTTTGAACCGCCCTTTCAGGATAAAGGCCCAGTTTTATGGCAGCCGGCAGGTGTGTATTTTTGCAGGATTTTAAGGGCTTTGGCTTGAGAGGAATGGTAGGATTTTTTAGGGGTGTAGAGAGATCTATAAACGAGATTTGGGATATTCTTCATTTCAATACATCATAGTGGGTTTCGTTCTCTCTACTTTTATGTAATTATCAATTAAGTTTTATCCTTTTGGATTGTAGTCCCTTTCTTAATTAGTGTTGGACTCCTTATGGGGctagttttttgtttctttatgcCCCGGAAAGCTTGGTttctcattattttttaaaaaaaaaaaaacatagatagtaaaaaaaatatataaagaagaagaagaataaaaaccCAAATAAATTGATCATCTCAAATAATAAAAGACAGGAATAAAAGTATACTCTAAGGATTTTTAGATAGATATCAAGCAAATCTAATATTATTGAGTGTACCTACACTAAAGTCTACACAAGTGTCAGTCGAAGAACATGAATCTGAATAATTTCGTGATTCCTTATCACATATATTGATAAGGAATATTCCAGATAGCATTGATGTGAAGAACTTAATACCATCTATTAAAACAAGAACTGATTAAGTTGCCACAATGTTGCCGTATAAAGTATGCAATTAAAACTTCTGAAAGccaaagataaaaagaaataaattaaaccCAAAAAATGAGTTAACAAATAAGTGAATCCGTCCTCGCACTTGTAAGAGGCTAAAAATTTATATCACTACTACTCATGACTCATGAGAGACAACTTAAAACGTTCTCTCATGGCTAATAAACTGATTGATGATTGATCTAGAAAAGGCAATGAAGGTGTCGTTCTTAAGTTGGATCTTGAAAAAGCTTTTGATATGGTTGATTGGGATTTTTTGGATGTTGTCTTAAGGCTAAGGGCTTCAAATACATTTGGTGGTCTTGGATGCAAAGCTGACTCTCTAGTGCCAACTTCTCTATCATTATAAGTGGTGGACCCCATGGTAAGATTTTaatcctctctctctctctccctttttGTTAATCTTGGTTGCAGACTGTCTAAGCCGCCTGCTGAATCATAGCTCATCAAAGGGTCTTACTGCATCTCAATCTATTAGTAATTCCTCTTTTGTCCTTAGTCATTACAATTCGTCGATGACTTTGCTCTTCACCACTGCCAATAGATATGATTTGCAGCATCTTTCTACATTCATATATTTAGCAAGCTTCTGATTTGTTCATTAATTTATCTAAGAGCGAATTGTTGGGAATAAATTTGGCTGATGTTGACCTTGATTGGATGGTGACCACCTTTGTGTGTAAGCAGGGTCTTTGGCCTACAAATTACCTTAGTTTGCCTCGGGAGGTAATTCCTCTACACCCAGGTTCTGGCAACCCATTGTTGAGCGGGTGCAACAAAAGCTTCACAATTGGAAGTATGCGTATATTTTGAAGGGTGGAAGGCACACTCTCATTCAGACTACTTTAGCTAGTTTGCCTACGTATTATTTATCACTCTTTCGTGCTCCCTCTACTGTTATTAAGTGTTTGGACAAATTGATTTGCGACTTTCTTTGGAAAGGTTCTCAAGGTGATAGTGGGATGCATAATGTGAATTGGGAGGTTACTCAACATCCCAAGATAATGGGTGACCTTGGTCTTGGAAATTTTTGTTATCGAAATTCTTCTCTTTTGGCTAAATGGATCTAGCGGTTTTTACATAAACATGATGCATTGTGGAGGAAACTCATTGTGGCTAAATTCTATTCTCCCACCTGTATTTGGTCGACTACTATTCGTGATTCATCTAAATCTCTGTGGCGGTTTATTTGTCAGACCATTGAGTTGGTTAAAGCTCGTATTCGGTGTTGCCTTGGTATGGGTACATCTATTTCTTTTTAGAAGGATCATTGGCTTGATTGTGGTGTTCTCTCTACGGCTTTCCCTAGATTGTTTCGCGTTACTTGTCTTCCTCACATTAAGGTGGCCAATGTGTGGATTGTCGATTCAAAGGCTTGGGACCTACGTCTTCCTCGAAATCTTAATGAGCTTGAAACTATAGAATGGACTTCTTTATCTCAGTTGTTGTTCTCTATAAGATTTTGCCTCACTTGATTCATGGCGATGGACCATtgacccttcttctttttctgtgaAATCTCTCATGGATGATTTGGTGGGAATTGTGGATCCTCTTGTAAAGGATTTATATTTTGCCATTTGGATAGATCATTactctaaaagaataaaattttctTGTGAGAGCTTAGCATTGATGTTGTCAACATTATTGATCGTCTACAACGTCCTATGCCTTATTTGTATATATCTCCTTCTTGGTGTGTTATGTGTCAAAACTATTCTGAATCCCTTGCTAATCTGATTATGCATCATTCTTTTGCCTCTTGTTTCTGGCATATTATTCTGGATGCTTTTGGTTGGTCATTGGTCTACTTTGACAATATCTTTGACATTCTAGCATCTCTTTTGGTGGGCCATCCATTCATGGCACAAGGAAGATTGTTTAGTTGGCCATTATTCGCACCTTTCTCTGGATTTTATAGGGTGAGCATAATAAACATTTCTTCTGAgattctttttcttgttttgatAGTTTCATAGATTTGGTTCTATCTACTGGGCTGCCTTGGTGCAAAACAAGACACCCCTTTGAACGTTTTAGTCAACCCTATCTAGTTTCCAATTGGAAATCTCTTTTGTTATTACCTATAGGTGCATGGAGTCTccctttatttcatttattcaaaattatgaGTGTCTCTCTTGAAAGATCAGCCACCAACTATAACCAAAAGTAAGAACAAATCGTTTTAACAATATGTTTCCTTTCCGGGGTGAATGACAGTAAAGGGAAAATGGGACACAGTGAAACTCCCGTGGCTACTAATTTCTCCTTCATTTAGAAGGTAAAACGAAGATGTCAGCCTACGAGTAGAACcagttgatttttattttacttgaGAAACCACAGGACCAGTTAAATTTCATAGTTCACagcagaaaataaaagaaaactgcGAATCTTGACAAAATAAACCCAGAACGAATTCCATTAAATGGGTATTTACTACATCCCAGGAAATGGAATCTTGAAAATACTATGACCTGACTATCTACCATGGAAAGAGTATTTTTCATCACTAACAGATAAAGAAAGACCACCCAGCAGATTATTTGACATCACTAAGCGCGCTTATCAATCAATTCGAGTATAGCaggaaataaaacatcaaagcTCGAAAGAATCTCGAAACCTAGAGGGAAGACGATAAAACGAAATGAAATCGTTTGGGTAGGAGTGCATTGAAATACCATATCTAGCCCATAATTGCGGCTCCACTCCACTGCATTCGCGGATCAATATTGGAAATTTGGGATTCAAAGTCTTAAGGTCCTTGTAATTCTTTTCCACGAATCCCCTGTCAGAGGAAAACTCCTTATTCAACAATATCTGAAAATAAGCTCCGTGAAGAGCACGATTTGAAGTTTTAGAAGGCATCGGAAAGCGTAAAAGAGAGCAGAAACTGAATACCTAGCGGGGGCGCTTGAAGGAGAGGATTGGCAGAGCAAGATTCGAAGCTCCTTCAAATTCTTGGATAGCTGTCCTCTCCATGCCATTTCAACCTCTCTCGCTGTTCGTGAATGAAGTGAAATCTCTATACCTCGGATGAATGGAACCGGACCTTCCCAAATGCCAATCGGGGCTTCGCCTTTTTCAATGAGCGGGTTAATGAATCTTACTCTTATTCGGTAGATGAGAAAGGGTAGAAAATAGCATCTTCAAACTTTTCatctttgaaaattaattttttcgaTGGATCCACCACcaagatttaattaaaatttttattttttctaatttatcaaTGGTTAAATATGgagattttagtaatttttctaaatattagaTAATCTATCCAAATCTTATAGCAAATcttatatactttcaaattttcttcaaattcagttgtttttaccaaatattatattcaatatgtaattttatgtCAATTTTTGTTTCCATGATTATATGaacttctaaattttcaaatgaatttacaTTTTTTCAGATGAttattgcattttgatttttaaattttgggaaagattaaattttgtaaaaaaaataataatagataagatatgaaaaatatataaaatcttggTATTAATCTGTCTAAGAATTCACCGATCTCGATATTAATCAGATTCATAtcgagattctatatatttttcttattttccataTACAAGATTTGGTATAGGATTTAGGAAAATGACataatattttggaaaaattactaGAATCTCGGGCCAAAACAATCGATAATTTagaaaaagctatttttttaactaaatcttgATCTCACCCGAGATGGATCGAGAAAAGCTATTTGaacgaattttcaaaaatggtaCTAATTTTGTAAagtgaaaacttaaaaatattgtttttgatAATTTGCTAAAGTTACTTTATCTCTAAAATATGCTTGAACTCCATAGCTTtcaaagaaaattcaaaaatatgTTAGTatctcatttaaaaaaatatcaaattttcaaatattgaattaatattattaaccTTTAATGGATCGTTCGGTTTAAGAGAATAAAGAGTGGAAatgatcatgggtatataaaattttgtttagttGGAGAATTTGAGGTATTTACTCATCCAGGCATGGACGTCTCTCATACTTTTTATTCCCACATTTGTGGGTTTTTAATAAACCCCtacttttgctttttttttctccgttttttattcctttttccatttgtgtttttctctttttttattcactgtttttcttttctttttatattcatTACTCcaaattttttaatcattttttatactttatgtgatatttttacatgtttttcttttatattttttctttaatatatttattttatttatttttcccttcttcattctatttattattcatttttttttcttttaattttattattttatttcctttcattcttatcatttttttctcaTGTTTTCAGTTCTATGAAtgaagattaaattaaattattttgtttaaaattattatggtgtaaattaattatggaaaggtaaatttagtttaatttaatactTTATAATTGCTCATTATTCTagtaactttaattataaattattggtTTTATAAATACctgtaattaataatttaattgtcattattatttgatttttaaataattatttttctcaaaaatttgaa contains:
- the LOC120092192 gene encoding NADH dehydrogenase [ubiquinone] 1 alpha subcomplex subunit 2, whose product is MAWRGQLSKNLKELRILLCQSSPSSAPARGFVEKNYKDLKTLNPKFPILIRECSGVEPQLWARYDMGVERVARLEGLSEAQISKALEDLVKVGAS